In one Fusarium keratoplasticum isolate Fu6.1 chromosome 5, whole genome shotgun sequence genomic region, the following are encoded:
- a CDS encoding Polyadenylate-binding protein 2 has product MSDSGKPEEKPTAEHEHEHEHEHEHEHEPETEMNANEEEEITAMKRRVAEMEEEAKKLREMQATLEQQSADLADDKESIDARSIFVGNVDYSASPEEIQAHFQSCGSINRVTILLDKFTGQPKGYAYVEFTEPSLVAQALVLNESVFKGRNIKVTPKRTNIPGMSRGRGRGGFRGGRGFHGRGSFPRGGYRGGYRGRGRGFAPY; this is encoded by the exons ATGTCGGACTCGGGCAAAccggaggagaagcccacGGCCGAGCACGAGCAcgagcatgagcatgagcatgagcacGAGCACGAGCCGGAAACCGAGATGAATGCGAACGAGGAG GAAGAGATCACTGCCATGAAGCGCCGGGTAGCGGaaatggaggaggaggccaagaagcttcgAGAGATGCAGGCTACTCTAGAACAGCAGTCGGCCGATCTGGCAGACGACAAGGAGTCGATCGATGCGCGCAGCATCTTTGTGGGCAACGTCGACTACTCTGCCTCGCCCGAGGAGATCCAGGCTCACTTCCAGAGCTGCGGCTCTATCAACCGAGTCACCATCTTGCTTGACAAGTTTACTGGACAACCGAAGGG GTACGCCTATGTCGAGTTCACCGAGCCCAGCCTGGTCGCCCAGGCCCTCGTCCTTAACGAGAGCGTGTTCAAAGGGCGCAACATCAAGGTGACACCCAAGCGCACCAACATCCCAGGTATGAGCCGGGGCCGTGGTCGTGGAGGCTTCCGTGGAGGTCGAGGATTTCACGGTAGAGGAAGCTTCCCTCGAGGAGGCTACCGCGGTGGTTATCGGGGCCGTGGTCGAGGCTTTGCTCCCTATTAG
- a CDS encoding Rab-GAP TBC domain-containing protein produces MWSSSGSSKKPAQSPHRRRRWSNSINCCLTDRSESVSPFWRPPPRDSHSSTPKRSITSPGGHGSGLVVGAAYSHADILKFDSLNPSSSSRPKTPPSSSSTKIRVHEASPPPRTTPSKASSPPYKSYINFLSNTNDDWKADEDDMMGYEDDDGDDFGLPSLSSMKRRSRRIATQNRAESSTLSPTTEEPPDALHSRRYSNSADIAVERPAPTYPMPKKSEGKILRPQYKEILRDPANALHLINYPTVPANATPKEADAINSRITRINKFKKLLQASTISLPDLRSLAWSGVPQEVRAMTWQLLLSYLPANSERRVATLERKRKEYLDGVRQAFERGGGNAAAGTTSTAPTGRTRGLDEAIWHQISIDIPRTNPHIELYSYEATQRSLERILYLWAVRHPASGYVQGINDLVTPFWQVFLGIYIGDPNIESGMDPGQLPKSVLDAVEADSFWCLTKLLDGIQDHYIVAQPGIQRQVAALRDLTARIDGNLSKHLEQEGVEFIQFSFRWMNCLLMREISVKNTIRMWDTYLAEEQGFSEFHLYVCAAFLVKWSDKLVRMDFQEIMMFLQCLPTKDWTEKDIELLLSEAFIWQSLFKGSAAHLKGQPAREPVTNLQL; encoded by the exons ATGTGGTCCTCCTCTGGGAGCAGCAAGAAGCCCGCTCAGTCG CCCCACCGCCGCAGGAGATGGTCCAACTCG ATCAATTGCTGCTTGACAGATCGCTCAGA GTCCGTATCGCCATTCTGGAGACCGCCTCCAAGAGACAGCCACAGCTCTACCCCTAAGAGGAGTATTACGTCGCCTGGAGGCCATGGCTCCGGCCTCGTGGTCGGCGCCGCTTATTCACACGCCGATATTCTCAAGTTTGACTCTCT AAACccatccagctcctcccgACCAAAGACCCccccttcctcttcctcaaccaaGATTCGAGTCCACGAAGCTTCTCCCCCGCCACGTACAACCCCGAGCAAGGCATCGTCGCCGCCCTACAAGAGCTACATCAACTTCctctccaacaccaacgaTGACTGGAAGGCGGACGAAGACGATATGATGGGctacgaggacgacgacggtgatgacTTTGGACTGCCAAGTCTTTCGAGCATGAAGAGGAGGTCGCGGCGCATCGCTACGCAGAACAGGGCCGAGTCAAGTACATTATCGCCGACTACAGAGGAACCTCCCGATGCCCTTCACTCGAGACGGTATTCAAATAGCGCCGATATCGCTGTCGAGCGTCCCGCGCCTACATATCCCATGCCTAAGAAGAGCGAGGGCAAGATCCTTCGACCTCAGTATAAGGAGATCCTCAGAG ACCCTGCCAACGCCCTGCACCTCATCAACTACCCAACCGTTCCCGCAAACGCTACACCAAAGGAAGCCGATGCCATTAATTCTCGAATCACCCGTATCAACAAGTTtaagaagctcctccaagcctcTACCATCTCGCTGCCCGACCTGAGGTCGCTAGCCTGGTCTGGCGTGCCCCAGGAGGTTCGCGCCATGACCTggcagctcctcctcagctACCTACCTGCAAACAGCGAGCGCCGGGTCGCCACATTGGAGAGGAAGCGCAAGGAATATCTCGATGGCGTGCGTCAGGCCTTTGAAAGGGGCGGTGGAAATGCTGCGGCCGGTACGACTAGCACAGCCCCTACAGGCAGGACGCGGGGCTTGGATGAGGCAATCTGGCATCAGATCAGCATCGATATTCCCCGAACAAACCCGCACATCGAGCTCTACAGCTACGAGGCCACTCAGCGGTCGCTGGAGCGCATCCTCTACCTGTGGGCGGTGCGACACCCGGCCAGCGGTTATGTTCAGGGCATCAATGACCTGGTGACGCCATTCTGGCAGGTCTTCCTTGGTATCTACATCGGGGACCCCAATATTGAGTCTGGCATGGACCCAGGACAGCTCCCTAAGTCGGTTCTTGACGCGGTTGAGGCTGACTCCTTCTGGTGCTTGACCAAGCTGCTCGATGGCATCCAGGATCACTACATTGTGGCTCAGCCTGGCATTCAGCGCCAGGTTGCTGCCCTCCGTGATCTCACAGCGCGTATCGACGGCAATTTGTCCAAGCACTTGGAACAAGAGGGTGTAGAGTTTATTCAGTTCAGTTTCCGCTGGATGAACTGTCTCCTGATGAGAGAAATCAGTGTCAAAAACACCATCCGCATGTGGGACACTTATCTG GCTGAGGAACAGGGCTTCTCCGAGTTTCACCTCTATGTCTGCGCCGCTTTCCTCGTCAAGTGGTCCGACAAGCTCGTCCGCATGGACTTTCAGGAGATCATGATGTTCCTTCAGTGCCTCCCCACAAAGGACTGGACCGAGAAGGATATTGAGCTGCTCCTCAGCGAGGCCTTTATCTGGCAGAGCCTCTTCAAGGGATCGGCCGCTCATCTCAAGGGTCAGCCAGCGCGTGAGCCCGTTACGAACCTGCAACTCTAG
- a CDS encoding NADH-ubiquinone oxidoreductase 19.3 kDa subunit, mitochondrial, whose amino-acid sequence MLPASRSAAAMALRVKPSMAIAPFRTTAAAFSTNSRRDASALQTHSASSGLAKVRKEVPLPSEEGTKSVIQYALTTLDVIANWARQSSLWPMTFGLACCAVEMMHLSTPRYDQDRLGIIFRASPRQSDVMIVAGTLTNKMAPALRQVYDQMPDPRWVVSMGSCANGGGYYHYSYSVVRGCDRIVPVDVYVPGCPPTSEALMYGIFQLQRKMRNTKITRMWYRR is encoded by the exons ATGCTTCCCGCCTCGCGATCCGCGGCCGCAATGGCCCTCCGAG TCAAGCCCTCGATGGCCATTGCCCCCTTCCGaaccaccgccgccgccttctcgaCCAATTCTCGTCGCGATGCCAGTGCCCTGCAGACCCATTCGGCCTCATCGGGTCTTGCCAAGGTCCGCAAGGAGGTCCCTCTTCCCAGTGAGGAGGGTACCAAGAGCGTCATCCAATACGCCCT TACCACCCTCGATGTGATAGCCAACTGGGCTCGTCAGTCCTCACTCTGGCCCATGACCTTTGGTCTTGCCTGCTGCGCCGTCGAGATGATGCACCTTTCCACCCCACGATACGATCAGGATCGTCTCGGTATCATTTTCCGAGCTTCTCCCCGACAGTCCGACGTCATGATCGTTGCCGGCACCCTCACCAACAAGATGGCTCCCGCCCTCCGACAGGTCTACGATCAGATGCCCGACCCCCGCTGGGTCGTCTCCATGGGCTCTTGTGCCAACGGTGGAGGTTACTACCACTACAGCTACAGCGTCGTCCGCGGCTGCGACCGTATCGTCCCCGTCGACGTCTACGTCCCCGGATGCCCCCCCACCAGCGAGGCCCTCATGTACGGCATCTTCCAGCTCCAGCGCAAGATGCGCAACACCAAGATCACCCGCATGTGGTACcgacgatga
- a CDS encoding E3 ubiquitin-protein ligase — protein MTSRTDSGLPKANLRVTIIAADGLYKRDVFRFPDPFAVATINGEQTKTTTVSKRTLNPYWNESFDFRSNEDSILAVQVFDQKKFKKKDQGFLGVINIRVGDVMPELSADADDMRLSDQMLTRDLKKSTDNLVVHGKLIINLSCNLSAPARGGQASSTRPSLGAGPSNLSSLSAPPSENRPGSSMSGPNGAASSQVNLPHRPSSINSVGGASAPGPNASGQPRQSNQLSPFEDAQGRLPAGWERREDNLGRTYYVDHNTRTTSWNRPTSNGTQEQRNDREAATQVERQRHQNRTLPEDRTGSNSPTLQAQQPQQSSPTANAGAVMHTGATSPGSGELPPGWEQRWTPEGRPYFVDHNTRTTTWVDPRRQQYIRMYGGQNNANGQIQQQPVSQLGPLPSGWEMRLTNTARVYFVDHNTKTTTWDDPRLPSSLDQNVPQYKRDFRRKLIYFRSQPAMRILSGQCHIKVRRSHIFEDSFAEITRQSATDLKKRLMIKFDGEDGLDYGGLSREFFFLLSHEMFNPFYCLFEYSAHDNYTLQINPHSGINPEHLNYFKFIGRVVGLAIFHRRFLDAFFIGALYKMMLGKAVALADMEGVDADFHRSLQWMLDNDISGGILEQTFSTEDERFGVMTTEDLIPNGRNIDVTNENKKEYVDLMVKWRIEKRIAEQFQAFKEGFQELIPQDLINVFDERELELLIGGIAEIDVDDWKKHTDYRGYTESDEVVQNFWATVRSWDGEQKSRLLQFTTGTSRIPVNGFKDLQGSDGPRRFTIEKAGEITNLPKAHTCFNRLDLPAYKSLEMLQQKLTIAVEETMGFGQE, from the exons ATGACCAGTCGCACCGATTCCGGGCTGCCCAA GGCCAACCTTCGGGTTACGA TTATCGCCGCCGACGGTCTTTATAAGAGGGATGTTTTCC GCTTCCCCGACCCCTTCGCCGTCGCAACCATCAACGGAGAgcagacgaagacgacgaccgTCAGCAAGAGGACCCTTAACCCGTACTGGAATGAGAGCTTTGACTT CCGTTCCAACGAAGATAGCATTTTGGCAGTTCAGGTCTTTGACCAAAAAAAGTTTAAGAAGAAGGACCAAGGTTTCCTGGGCGTCATCAATATCCGAGTTGGAGATGTCATGCCCGAACTCAGTGCGGACGCTGACG ACATGCGCCTTTCAGACCAGATGCTTACACGAGACCTGAAGAAATCAACCGATAACCTTGTTGTTCATGGCAAGCTAATCATTAACCTTTCTTGCAACCTCAGCGCCCCAGCCCGCGGTGGCCAAGCATCGTCGACTCGACCTTCACTCGGTGCCGGCCCTTCGaacctctcctccctctccgcACCCCCCTCAGAGAACCGCCCAGGATCCTCCATGTCCGGACCAAATGGAGCTGCCAGCTCGCAGGTCAACCTGCCGCACCGCCCCTCTAGCATCAACTCTGTTGGTGGCGCCAGCGCTCCTGGGCCAAATGCCAGTGGGCAGCCTCGCCAGTCAAACCAGCTGAGTCCATTCGAGGATGCGCAGGGGCGTCTGCCTGCTGGTTGGGAACGCCGTGAAGACAACCTGGGACGTACATACTACGTTGATCACAATACTCGAACGACGAGCTGGAACCGTCCAACTTCGAATGGCACCCAGGAACAGCGAAACGACAGAGAGGCGGCCACTCAGGTGGAGCGGCAGAGACACCAGAACCGTACCCTGCCCGAGGACCGAACTGGCTCCAACTCGCCTACTCTTCAAGcacagcagcctcagcaatCATCCCCGACCGCTAACGCCGGCGCGGTGATGCACACTGGGGCTACGAGCCCAGGCTCAGGCGAGCTACCACCAGGATGGGAACAGAGATGGACCCCCGAGGGTCGACCCTACTTTGTTGATCATAACACCAGAACAACCACTTGGGTTGATCCGCGCCGACAGCAGTATATCCGCATGTACGGTGGCCAGAACAACGCCAACGGACAGattcagcagcagccagtATCACAACTCGGCCCCCTTCCAAGCGGCTGGGAGATGCGCCTGACGAACACAGCTCGTGTCTACTTCGTCGACCACAACACTAAGACCACAACCTGGGACGACCCACGACTTCCGTCATCACTCGACCAGAACGTTCCTCAATACAAGCGAGACTTCCGAAGAAAGCTCATCTACTTCCGTTCCCAGCCGGCGATGCGCATTCTTAGTGGACAGTGCCACATCAAGGTGAGACGGTCTCATATCTTTGAGGATTCGTTTGCGGAAATTACTCGCCAATCGGCTACGGATCTGAAGAAGCGGTTGATGATCAAGTtcgatggcgaggacggTTTGGATTACGGTGGTCTCTCACGAGagttcttcttcctcctttcaCACGAAATGTTCAACCCCTTCTATTGTCTGTTCGAGTACTCGGCCCACGACAACTACACCCTCCAGATCAACCCTCACTCTGGAATCAACCCGGAACATCTGAACTACTTCAAGTTTATTGGCCGTGTCGTTGGTTTGGCTATTTTCCACCGCCGATTCCTGGACGCCTTCTTCATTGGCGCCCTTTACAAGATGATGCTTGGAAAGGCAGTCGCTCTTGCGGACATggagggtgttgatgccGACTTCCACCGATCTTTGCAGTGGATGTTGGACAACGACATTTCGGGTGGAATTTTGGAGCAGACGTTTTCGACTGAGGACGAGCGCTTTGGAGTCATGACAACGGAGGACCTCATTCCCAACGGACGAAACATCGACGTCACCAACGAGAACAAGAAAGAGTATGTTGATCTCATGGTCAAGTGGCGAATCGAGAAGCGCATTGCAGAGCAGTTCCAGGCTTTCAAGGAGGGCTTCCAAGAGCTCATCCCTCAAGATCTCATCAACGTCTTTGATGAGCgtgagcttgagcttctgaTTGGTGGTATTGCTGAGATCGATGTCGATGACTGGAAGAAGCACACCGATTATAGAGGATACACTGAGTCGGATGAGGTTGTTCAGAACTTCTGGGCGACGGTGCGCTCGTGGGATGGAGAGCAGAAGTCTCGACTACTACAGTTCACGACGGGTACTTCTCGAATCCCTGTCAACGGATTCAAGGATCTTCAGGGCAGCGATGGCCCCCGACGATTCACGATTGAAAAAGCAGGAGAGATTACCAACCTACCCAAGGCACATACTTG TTTCAACCGACTCGACTTGCCTGCTTATAAGAGTCTAGAAATGCTTCAACAGAAGCTCACGATTGCTGTTGAAGAGACAATGGGCTTTGGCCAGGAGTAG
- a CDS encoding Eukaryotic translation initiation factor 3 subunit I: MRPILLAGHERALTQIRYNLDGDLIFSVAKDQQICAWFSHNGERLGTYHGHVGAIWTVDVDPTSTMIASGSADNTIRLWEVKTGRLIKTWEFPTAVKRVEFNEDGTKLLGVTEKRMGYLSNIVVVDINPDVNAEQSDEKVLTIVCDESKATVAGWSAMSKYIIAGHEDGSVSRYDAKTGDLLDNVPVHELNQPIVDLQWSPDRTYFITACKDKTAKLISARDLEVLKTYVADTPLNSATITPKKDFVILGGGQAAMDVTRTSARQGKFEARFYHKIFEDEIGRVRGHFGPLNTVAADPTGKSYASGGEDGYVRVHHFDKGYFDFNYEVERERLNRMQ; encoded by the exons ATGCGGCCCATTCTTCTTGCCGGGCACGAGCGTGCGCTCACCCAGATTCG ATACAACCTCGATGGCGACCTCATCTTCTCCGTCGCCAAGGACCAGCAGATCTGCGCCTGGTTCTCTCACAACGGCGAGCGTCTCGGAACCTACCACGGCCATGTCGGTGCCATCTGGACCGTCGACGTCGACCCTACCTCGACCATGATCGCCTCGGGCTCCGCCGACAACACCATCCGCCTCTGGGAGGTCAAGACCGGTCGCCTCATCAAGACCTGGGAGTTCCCCACCGCCGTCAAGCGAGTCGAGTTCAACGAGGACGGCACCAAGCTGCTAGGTGTCACCGAGAAGCGTATGGGTTACCTCTCCAacattgtcgtcgtcgacatcaACCCCGACGTCAACGCCGAGCAGAGTGACGAGAAGGTCCTGACCATCGTCTGCGACGAGAGCAAGGCCACCGTCGCTGGCTGGAGCGCCATGAGCAAGTACATCATTGCTGGCCACGAGGATGGCAGCGTGAGCCGATACGATGCCAAGACCGGTGACCTGCTAGACAACGTCCCCGTCCATGAGCTTAACCAGCCCATCGTCGACCTCCAGTGGTCTCCTGACCGAACCTACTTCATCACCGCCTGCAAGGACAAGACTGCCAAG ctcatctcTGCCCGCGAcctcgaggttctcaagACATACGTCGCCGATACTCCCCTAAACAGTGCTACCATCACCCCCAAGAAGGACTttgtcatcctcggtggtggtcAGGCCGCCATGGACGTCACCCGAACCTCTGCCCGTCAGGGTAAGTTCGAGGCCCGCTTCTACCACAAGATCTTCGAGGACGAGATCGGCCGTGTGCGAGGCCACTTCGGTCCCCTCAACACCGTCGCCGCCGACCCCACCGGCAAGAGCTACGCAAGCGGCGGAGAGGACGGCTACGTTCGAGTTCACCACTTCGACAAGGGCTACTTCGACTTCAACTACGAGGTCGAGAGGGAGCGGTTGAACCGAATGCAGTAG